AGGGGTTGATTTTTAAAATTAGGATGCTGAGCGTCAACTTGATGCGCTTTTTGGCTAATTGAGTCAAAGTGATGGTCTGTCGATTCTAATTCCTTAAACATCTGCTGTGGATCGACCAAATGAGTATTCGGGAGTTTTTTACCCAGTTCTTTGAGTACTAAACCTACAGGCACATTGATATCTGCTTGCAGCTTGAGATAGCGAGCCAAGACCGGAGCAAATGCACTAATGACCGAACCAATCCCTCCCCGAGGTTGATACCACCCTATAAAATAGAGACCCTTATAGTCTTCTAGAAAAGCACCGTCATAGCATTTGACAATTGAACCTTGCACGCGCTGAAGCTCTGGTGCTAAGAACGGGTACGCCACATAGAAGCCCGTGGCACAAACGATGAGGTCGAAGTCTTCTCGGCTACCATCCTCAAAGATGACTGACTCTCCATCTAAAGCTTGGACGCCGGGTTTGGAAATAATACGGCCATGTTTGATGTAGTAAGGGACTTCACTATTGATGGTGGGATGTTTCTCAAAAATTCGATGCTTTGGTTTAGGCAGACCATAACTTTCATGTTTGCCAAATGTCAGCCGGATCAACAGGTAAACCATCAGCCGTTGATACCAGAGGGGGCTGGGGCTTGTGCTGTTCTTGCTGAGGTCAGCAACCGGAATGCCTGCAAAGGTTTTGGGAATAAACCAAGGCGTATCCCGCATACTCAAAACACATTTAGCTCCCACACGAGCGGCTTCGGCAGCTAAATCACAGGCTGAATTGCCAGAACCGATGACTAAAACGCGTTTGCCAATGAGCTGTTGAGGACGTTTGTAGTCTTTGGAGTGAATGATTTCTCCGTTAAAGCTTCCCTCAAATTGAGGCATCCGCTTGCACCAGTGATGGCCATTGCAGAGTAGTACCCCTTGATACAGTCGCTGTTCTTGATTGGCGAAGCTGACTTCCCAGAGATTATCTTCGACGGGGCGGACAAATGTGATTTCGCGGTTCAGCTCAATGGCGTCTCGTAAGTCGAAATGATCGGTAAACGCGTTAATGTAATCCCGCATGTTTTGGGCGCTGGGAAAATCAGGATACGTTTCCGGCATGGGGAAGTTTGTAAACTGAGTAATTCTGCGGGAAGAAATAATATGTGCGGTTTCGTAAACGCCATGATACCAATTTCCGCCAATATTATCGCTGGCATCCACCTGGTCGTAGGGAATCCCTGCCTCTTTGAGGGCTTGAGCCATTCCCAAGCCTGCGTAGCCAGCACCAATAATCAGATATTTCTCAGAGGTTTTTTGCACGACTTGCCTAGTGAATGAACTGCGTTAAGACGGTTTTTGGTATTGCTGTTTGATTTGAGTCGTGGTCCATTGGAGTAGGCCAGGAAAATACCGTTTGATTCGGGTCAGGACTCGGGAGGGCAGATCAGGAAAGACCTCTGGTTTGTTCTGCTGAATGCCCTGAAGGGTGGCTTGCATGATTTTATGGGGATCCGTGGTCATCCAGTGAGGCAGATCCGCTTTCCCTTCAGCGAGGGATCCAAAGCTATCTGAGTTGAGAATCGGTGTCCGACTAAAAAAGGGATAGACAGTGGTGACCTGGACGTTGAAGTCCTTGACCTCGTTGCGAACGCCATCACTATACCCCCGTAACCCAAATTTACTGGCCGCGTAGCCGGTTAACCCGGTTGGGGCGATCCAGCCAGCAACCGATGAAATATTAACGATATGGCCCTGGCGACGGGTAATCATATCTGCCACAAACCGGTTACTCAAGCGCATGGGGGCAAGGAGATTGAGCTGCATCATTAACTCCCACCGTTCAGTGGGAGTTTCATCCATGCGCCCATAGAGGGCAATGCCAGCATTGTTGATTAAAATGTCGACGGGATGATTGAGGGCTTGAACGTTCTGATAGAGAGACTCACACCCGTCCACGGTGCCCAAGTTGGTGACAAAGCTAGGCAGCAGTTCTCCTGGGTGGCTGTCTGGGTTGAGCTGCTCGGCCTGTTGTTCCAGCAAGGCGGCATTGATGTCCGTGCGGATCACTCGACTGCCTGCCTCCAATAAAAGCTGAGTCAGCTCGTGGCCAAATCCTCCGGTTGCTCCGGTTAAGAGCACAACGGCATTATTTAACTCGGTCATGGATAGACCTTCAGTTACTGTGATCAAATTGTAAAAGATGTGGGGATGTCAGGGATCTATTGCATATTCACTTTTATGATCGGGAAGCCTACCCCTAATCATCTCTGAGGCAATGAATGGACTTCCAAATCCGACCGGCTCAAAAAACAGATCTCTCTAATATTTGGGCTTGGGCTGCACAAGAGTCCTGGAATCCTGGCCGGTATGACTTGGAGGTGTATTGGCAACAAAATAGTTTGCTGGTGGGGTGGTTGGCGGATCAACCCGTTGGCTGTATTTCTGCGGCCTCGTATGATGCAGATTTTGGATTTTTAGGTTGTTATTTGGTGGATCATCGTCATCGAGGCCATGGTTATGGTCGATTCCTGTGGGAAAAGGCGATTTCTTCACTTCCAGCCCGCTGTATTGGCTTAGAAGGGGCGGTGGCGCTGCAGGATACCTATCTCCGCCATGGGTTTATCAAATCCTGTTTGCATGTTCGCCATCAACTTCAGTCTGGCACGGGTGATCCGGTGTCAGCGTCGCTGCAGGCGATTCATTCCGTCCCGTTTGAGCAGGTGCTGGACTACGATACGCGTCATTTTGTGGGGATGCGATCGCATTTCCTGCATCATTGGCTAGCAAGCCCTGAAATGCAGGGCTGGGCAGTTGTTCAGGAAGATCAACTCCTGGGATATGGTCTGATTCGACCTGCCGATCTGGGGTATCGCATCGGACCGCTGTTTGCCGATACGGCTGATATCGCTCAGCAGCTCTTGGCCGCTCTATTGCGGGTACCGCCTGCCGACCAGCCCGTTTATATGGATGTGCCCCATAGTAATGAACAGGCGAATCAGTTGATGAAGCAATTTCAGGCTATTCCCCTGTTTAGTAATTGCCGCATGTATAAAGGGGTATTTCCTGAGCTGCCGTTAAATGAAATTTATGGGGTGACCACCCTGGAAATGGGATAGCTCTATAACTGCGTTCGCAGGATGGTGCCTGAGAGGGGATGGGCTGTGGGGGTATAGGACTTAAGGCCATACTCAGCGCCGTAATCGGTGCCTAAGCCGAAATACCACTGTTCTTGGTATTGGGTGAGGGATCGCGCAAACGTATCGGATTCAAACCGGAGAATTTCACACCAGTGCCGTGGGTTCGTCGCTTGTCTAACGCGATTAATAAACCGGAGTTTGCCAGCGATCCACTGGCGCTCACTGGTCAGGATAAACAGACCTTTGGGGGTAGTCAACACATCCCAAGGAACTTCCTGGGGCTTGAGCTGGATGCGCTGCACCTGGGTGTTGTTGGGGGCTAAGGAGTTGGCGACAAATAATCCAGGGGGTTGGATATGGGGATCTTCACTGTTGAGAACTTTGGCTCCTTGAGCGGTGTGAGAGATATAGCGTGATCCTTGACTCACATAGGCCAGCTGGGATTGGAAAACCGCCGTTTTTTTCATCTGGGTGGCTTGAGGGTGATTGGGGAATAGGGTGGTTCGATCTAAATCTTGCCGCTGAATCGGTTGGAGGGTTTTCCCAAGCTGCCAAGGACGCCCGCCTGCAAAGATATAGAGGGAGTCTTCAAACCGTGTCAGATGGGCAGGACTCGTGTTTAGGGTTTGGATATCCTGCCAGGTTTGTCCTTTATCCCCAGAGGCCATTAAATAGCCCTGGTTATCGGGTCTGCGAATCACCGACCATAATTGACCTGCGAATCCTTCAATGGACCAGACATGCACTCCTCCTGGCAAAGTGCGAATTTTTTGCCAATCCTGCTGTAGACGGTAGATATTGCCCAAATCCCAGCTTTCTCGGGCATCAATCCCAGGTGTATACAAAGCCGAGTCAATGGTGTGAAAGCTGCGAATCTCTTCTTCTGGGGCGACGAAGTTGAACTGAAACTGTTTGGAGCTGGAGTCGAAAAACCATAAGGGAATCGGTCCTTGATTGGCATTGCTATCACCATGGCCAAGATAGATCTGGTTCTCAAACGGCACCATCACCCACACATTGCGGGCATAGGGTTGAGCCTTGGCATACTGGCCTGTGGTAAAAGGCGAGCCCAAATTTTCTAGGCGCTGGGTGACATCAGTGGCCGGGATCTGAGCACAGACTTGGGCGGCCGAAGAAGACCCTAAAGGCCACTGCAAAAATTGGGAGGCGATCACGCCTGTACCGGCTATGACGCTGACGAGGATAAGTGCTAAGCGCCCATAGTGAGGTTGTTTAGGGAAGGAGGATCGGGTGTTCACAAGCGGGAAGTAAGACGTTTTCGAGCAAGAAAGTTGGGGCAGGTCTTAGTCCCCAGAATATAGCGGATGCATGAGCTGGCTCAACCGGACAATGGCCCGTGACCTTCACGGGCGATCAGAGTATCGCAATGTTTCTTTACAAACCCATTTACTTGTGTTACATTTATTTACATAGTCAATTACGGAACTAACACACATGACATCTAGCGGATATACCTCTGACGATCGCGGTCGCATCAACCGTTTTGCAGTAGAGCCTAAAACTACAGCTAAAGCAGAGCCAGTATTTGGTTTCAATAAAGATGCTGAAAGATATAGTGGCCGTCTAGCCATGATCGGCTTCTTCGGAATTTTGTTGATTGAACTCGCCACTAATCTCACCTTTGTACAGATTGTGACCGGCGCATAGTTGCCAACAACAGTATTAATAAAAAGCTGAGGCAGTACCTCAGCTTTTTGCTTTTAAAA
The Acaryochloris marina S15 genome window above contains:
- a CDS encoding chlorophyll a/b-binding protein, producing MTSSGYTSDDRGRINRFAVEPKTTAKAEPVFGFNKDAERYSGRLAMIGFFGILLIELATNLTFVQIVTGA
- a CDS encoding SDR family oxidoreductase, which gives rise to MTELNNAVVLLTGATGGFGHELTQLLLEAGSRVIRTDINAALLEQQAEQLNPDSHPGELLPSFVTNLGTVDGCESLYQNVQALNHPVDILINNAGIALYGRMDETPTERWELMMQLNLLAPMRLSNRFVADMITRRQGHIVNISSVAGWIAPTGLTGYAASKFGLRGYSDGVRNEVKDFNVQVTTVYPFFSRTPILNSDSFGSLAEGKADLPHWMTTDPHKIMQATLQGIQQNKPEVFPDLPSRVLTRIKRYFPGLLQWTTTQIKQQYQKPS
- a CDS encoding NAD(P)/FAD-dependent oxidoreductase, yielding MQKTSEKYLIIGAGYAGLGMAQALKEAGIPYDQVDASDNIGGNWYHGVYETAHIISSRRITQFTNFPMPETYPDFPSAQNMRDYINAFTDHFDLRDAIELNREITFVRPVEDNLWEVSFANQEQRLYQGVLLCNGHHWCKRMPQFEGSFNGEIIHSKDYKRPQQLIGKRVLVIGSGNSACDLAAEAARVGAKCVLSMRDTPWFIPKTFAGIPVADLSKNSTSPSPLWYQRLMVYLLIRLTFGKHESYGLPKPKHRIFEKHPTINSEVPYYIKHGRIISKPGVQALDGESVIFEDGSREDFDLIVCATGFYVAYPFLAPELQRVQGSIVKCYDGAFLEDYKGLYFIGWYQPRGGIGSVISAFAPVLARYLKLQADINVPVGLVLKELGKKLPNTHLVDPQQMFKELESTDHHFDSISQKAHQVDAQHPNFKNQPLPARERESLEPTVST
- a CDS encoding GNAT family N-acetyltransferase translates to MDFQIRPAQKTDLSNIWAWAAQESWNPGRYDLEVYWQQNSLLVGWLADQPVGCISAASYDADFGFLGCYLVDHRHRGHGYGRFLWEKAISSLPARCIGLEGAVALQDTYLRHGFIKSCLHVRHQLQSGTGDPVSASLQAIHSVPFEQVLDYDTRHFVGMRSHFLHHWLASPEMQGWAVVQEDQLLGYGLIRPADLGYRIGPLFADTADIAQQLLAALLRVPPADQPVYMDVPHSNEQANQLMKQFQAIPLFSNCRMYKGVFPELPLNEIYGVTTLEMG